GGATATTTATAAGGTGCTGTTACATTTTTAACATGATTTTGAATCTCTTTTTCTAATTCTTTTGAAGGTTCATAATCTTTGGTAAGTACGATTGTGGCTTTTACCACCTGTCCCCTTACAGGGTCAGGGAATCCAGTTATGGCACATTCTAACACTGATGGATGTGATATAACTGCACTTTCCACTTCAAATGGGCCAATTCTGTAACCTGAACTTTTGATTATATCATCTGTTCTTCCAACAAACCACAGATAACCGTCTTCATCCATCCATGCAGTATCGCCTGTGTGGTAACATCCATCGTACCATGTTTCATTTGTTTTTTGAGGGTTGCGGTAGTAGCCTCCAAACAGTCCTATTGGCTTTTTATCTCCAGTTCGAATGACAATTTCTCCCTCTTCACCAATATCTGCGGGTTTATTTTCTCTATCCACAATCATGATATCATAAATTGGTGATGGTTTTCCCATTGAACCGGGTTTTGGTTTAATCCATGGGAAATTGGCGATAGACACAACTGTTTCTGTCTGACCGAAACCTTCTCTTAAGGTTAAACCTGTAAATTCATAGAATTTATTGTAAACTTCAGGGTTTAAAGGTTCTCCTGCTGTTACTGCATATTCCAGGGTTGAAAAATCATATTTTGACATATCTTCCTTTATCATGAACCTGTAAATAGTTGGTGGAGCACAGTAGGTTGTAACCCCGTATTTTGAGGCTTTCTCCAGCATATGTGCAGCATCGAACCGTTCATAGTCATATACAAATACGGCACTGCCGGATATCCACTGTCCATATAACTGGCCCCAAACTGCTTTTCCCCAGCCAGTATCAGCAACTGTGTAATGAAGTCCATCTTCCACTACATTTTGCCAGTATTTTGCAGTGACTATATGGGCCAAAGGGTAAGTAAAGTCATGTTTAACCATTTTTGGAAGGC
This window of the Methanobacterium veterum genome carries:
- a CDS encoding AMP-binding protein; protein product: MSSLLNKFVPKREFESYEDFKENFKIHVPDNFNFAYDVVDEYAENIPDKIAMVWCNDEGDEQVFTFADMKYYSDKAANFFKKCGIKKGDTVMLTLKARYEFWFCIIGLHKIGAIAIPATHMLRAEDIVYRIESAGLKMVVCIAEDGVPEYFDEADSELDDTKVIKVIVGDEDREGWLNFRKELEESPLEFNRPTGNDDTTNDDISLIYFSSGTVGLPKMVKHDFTYPLAHIVTAKYWQNVVEDGLHYTVADTGWGKAVWGQLYGQWISGSAVFVYDYERFDAAHMLEKASKYGVTTYCAPPTIYRFMIKEDMSKYDFSTLEYAVTAGEPLNPEVYNKFYEFTGLTLREGFGQTETVVSIANFPWIKPKPGSMGKPSPIYDIMIVDRENKPADIGEEGEIVIRTGDKKPIGLFGGYYRNPQKTNETWYDGCYHTGDTAWMDEDGYLWFVGRTDDIIKSSGYRIGPFEVESAVISHPSVLECAITGFPDPVRGQVVKATIVLTKDYEPSKELEKEIQNHVKNVTAPYKYPRVIEFVDELPKTISGKIRRVEIRNKDHE